TGATGTCCCTGCGTTGACAGGCGCCCTACAGCGCTTGCTCAATGATGCGGCTTTACGACAATCCCTGGCACAGCGAGGCCGTGACCATGTCCTGGCCCACTTCACCCATGCGCGTATTGCGCAGGCCACGGTTGAAGTCTATCGTTCCCTGATGGCATGAATGTCTGAGGCAGCCGGTGCCTGAGCGGTGGATGAATATATGGCGCGAATCAGCAGATATGGCGATATCTTGCTGTCCTGTTTTTATAGTCTTGTTGTTTTTATCGCTATACTGTGGCTAGAACTGTTCATGAGTCCAGATAGGATGAAGATTGATGCAGGCTGTGACGCAAGCCCCCTCAAAGCCTTTGCTGCCATTCCGTAACATACGCGATGTGCTGGCCCTCCATGCGAAGACATCCGCCAGCAAGTCCTACATCCTCTTTTATGATCGGGATGGCGAACGTATGGATCTGGCATATGCTGAATTTGTGGCGCGTGTGCATCAGGTGGCGAACTTCCTCTATGATGATCTGAAGCTGAAGCGTGGCGACCGTATTGCAACGTTGACGCGCAATGATGTTGATACGGCCCTGATCTTGTTTGGTGCCTGGGTGATTGGCCTCAGCGTGATGCCGCTCTCATTGGATTGCAGCGATGACGTGTTGGAAGAATCGCTTAAAGCGAGCGGAGCAATGGTCTGTTTCACGGATACGCAGTCCCTGGAACGCGTGAATCCGCTGGTCCAAGCATTGCCCAATCTGATGGGGCAGGTCGAAGTCGGCGGTGAACCCGGTACAGACTATGTCAACTTTTTGGAAGTCATTCGCAGCCGCCCGACGACATTCTTAGGCGATGATAGCGGCGCCAAAGCGGCGGATCTATCTCTGCGCGAAGGCAATGAACGCACGGCGACTTTTTCTGATGAGGCCCTCTATCTGCCCACAGGTCAGGCGCTGACGCAGGGAGAACTGCTCTATGCTGCGAAGGCCCTGGCAGAAGCGCAGGCCCTGACAGGGAATCAACGTCAGGTAACGACGGCGACGATACAGGAAGTTGAAGGGCTTGTAGCTGGTCTGATAGCGCCGCTGGTGGTGGGAGCTTCTGTCGTCTGGTGTGAATCGCCCCAGCTACCGGAGTTCTGGGCGCGAGTGGTGCGGGAGAAGGCAAACCTGGCGCATTTATCGGCAGGGGATTTGCAGGGCCTGGTCGCGCATAGCCAGTATTTACAATCGGATGGCGAGACGCTCTATGGTCATGGCATTAATCGGACAAATCTCGCTCGCTTCCGGCATGTGATCTGCAATGGCCGTCAGTTGGAGAAGGCTGTTTCTCAGCAGTTCGAGACGCTCTATGGATTTCCTATCCTGGTGGGCCTGAGTGATCCTGTGCTGGGTGGGTTTGCGACATTGCTGCCGATGATGCTCTCCTGGGAAGCTCATCAAGATTATTTGCACGTTCAGGACGAGCGCTGCATGGGCGTCCTACTCCCCGGTTATCAGGCGGCAGTTGACCAGCAGGGCGTTATGTTCACACTGCCACACGGTGAACAAGTGCGTTTGGCGCTGCGTGCCCGGCTGATCCCGGATGATTTATTGGGACGTTCTTTACTTTACTTGCCTGATTGAGCGTAGGTCGCTGTCATGGGCGCATGGAGATGTCCCCTGTCCATGGCAGGGGGCACTCATAGCTGAAATCGACCAGCTTGACGAAGCACGCCCGCCCATTGTCATCACCCTGACGATAGAGTACCTGGGTATCATCTTGCAGCCATGTGGGGCTGAATAAAAGCACGTTAGATGGCGGGACCAGCATTTGCCACGTAGAGGCATCTAATGCAATTGTTGAGAGCATATAGCGCGAAGGCGAGCCTATCACAACCGCGATCTGGCTGCCACCATGTGCAAATGCCGCATCAATTTCCGATAGCAGCGGCGTATCACTGATATTGCTGGCTGCACCGGAGACCATATCCAGCGCATAGAGATCGTAATTGAGCTGTGTCCTGGTATGGCTGCGCACCAGAAAGACGGTTCCGAAGACATCCAGCACATCAGCCTGGTCGTTCCATGTCCCTTGCAGCCATCTGTGAACTTGTTCGATAGAGGGGCCTTCCAGGTCAATTCGGTAGCCTTCGAAGGCGTTGGGCTGTGCGATCACAATATAGAGGGTATGCCCATCCGGTGCCCAGGCAATCGGCGTATCCCAGTCCAGATAAGGGATATTCGCCGCGACAACCTGGAGCTGGCCTGTCTGGTGGTTCAAGATGTAGATAGCGGGTACCGTGATATCGTTGATGTGGGTGATGAAAGCCAATCGCGTACTATCTTGTGACCATCGTGCACCATCGCCAAAGCTGGCTTCTGTGGGGGCTTCGCTGTTCAATAGGCGTTGATTGTGCCCGTTACGATCCATCTGGCAGAGGCCTTCTTGCCCGCCGCAGTCATCTGTGAAGTAAAGAATGTGAGCGCCATCCGGTGTGAAGACGAAATCGCTGTTGTACTGGCCAGTACGCGTCAGCGGTGCGCGCATCGCCCACAGATTATCGTATGTGTAAATCTGGCGCGTCTCGTCGTCGCTCCCTGGATAAGCAAATTCGTCATTGAGGCTAAAATAAGTGATCTGTTGGTTGTCGATCTGCGACGCGATGAACAGGCAGCTACCTAAAAGGCCCAGGATGAGGATGCTCATGAACAGTGCTGTACGCCCAAACAGTCGGAAGATCACGTCAAGTTACCTGGCTTATGAACAGCCCCGTGTGGCGGCTGCAATGCTTGCAGGATAAGTACAAGAACATGGGTGATCTTACCATGCTATCGAGATGTGGTGAGGCTATTTTCGTATTGGGTTGTTTTTGGGCCCGGTTGCTTTCTTTTGTCAGTCCTCTGTGGGGAAGTGAACAAGGAGCTTGAGGAGACCAAGCTGGATGACATCACCATGACGCAGGGAGTATCCAAACATTGGCTTGAGAATATAGCCATTGATGAAAGTGCCATTGGTGCTGTTGAAGTCTTTAATAGCAACCTGGTCGCGCGTGACCTGTATAATGGCATGATGACGTGAGACGCCCATTTTGCGCGCACCGAGATGACTCAGATCCACATCGACTTGTCTATCGTTGGGGGACTGTTTACGGCCTAAGACCATGTGGTTTCTTAAAGGCATCATGACCGTATCCGAAGTGCCTTCTACGGTAAATTGGATTGTTGCCGGGGCGACACTGTGCACCTGCTCAGGGCTGCGAGGCGGCATCTGCTCGTGCGTGGTATCCATGTTAAGATACTGTGTCTGCCCAGCCGGATAAACGGCCCCATTCTCTTTGAAGACATCAACGGCTGTTTCTAATGATGGTGTGTGTGCCATGCCTGTTTTCCCTGGTCCTGATGCCGACGTTGGCTTTTTCTACGTGCGGGACCTCAGCTATACTGTGTATCTCTATGAGATGTATAGCTCTACTATATAAGAAAATCAGTGCAAGAAATCTTAACACATGTAAAGAAACAGGGATTTTGTGCGATTTATTCAAAAGTTGCATTGAGTTCGCTTTCATTGAATTTTGTAGCAAGCGCATGATTCACTCAAGAGGGGAAGCTTCGGATTGTTACTGCTGCTCAAAATCTTATCTGTTCTCTTTGGCATCTTGCTGATCATTTTCACATTGATCTCAGCGATTCGTATCTTTGTGCTGCCTCGTGGCGAAAATGTGTGGCTCAACCGCATCTTCTGGCAGGTGGTTTATCAGGTATTTTTGCTTCGGTCGCGTCGTGCTGTGAGCTATGAAGAACGGGATCGACTATTGGCGTATTTCGCACCTGCGATCCTCTTGTTGCAGCCCTTTGTTTATCTGGGATTATTGGTGCTGGCATATACGCCTATTTATTGGGGCCTGCTGCTGGATGATCTGCATCCGGCGGTGATGTTGAATTTGCTCTATGATTCTTTTTTGCTGAGCGGCTCTTCGCTGCTCACATTGGGCTACGCTGGCGTTAATGACGTAGGGAATATGATCATCTCATTTTCCGATGCGGCTGTCGGCATGGTCATCGTCGCGTTATTTATTGCTTATGTGCCGACTATCTACAGCGCCTTTTCTCAGCGAGAGAAGCAGGTTGCTATGCTGGAAGTGCGCGCAGGCTCGCCGCCTTTTGGTGTGACGATCCTCCAACGCGTTTATCGCAACCAGGGCAGCACAGAATATTTGATGAAGGTCTGGACACGCTGGGAAGAATGGTTTGTCGAGATTGAAGAAAATCACACCTCACTACCGATTCTGGTCTTTTTCAGGTCGCCGACGGGTGATCGTTCCTGGGTAACGGCAGCGGGGGCCGTCCTGGATGCAGCCGCGTTATTAGATAGCTGCGTGGATGAGCCACGTACTGTTGAGGCTGTGATGTGCATCCGGGCAGGGTATCTGGCTTTGCGGCACATTTCGGATTACTTCCGCATTGATTATGACATTAATCCCAAGCCGGAAGGCCCCATTAGTATCTCGCGCGATGAGTTTGACGAAGCGTGGCAGATGATGGTAGAGGAAGGTATCCCTATGGTCGCTGATGTAGAGCAGGCCTGGCGTAACTTCGTTGGTTGGCGCGTCAACTATGATCGTGTCCTGGTTGCACTGGCCCGCCTGACGGGTGCTCCATTTGCGCCGTGGTCTTCAGATCGTAGTTTGCCTGATATGAAGAAAATCCTGGGATAAGAGGTCCTCTTCGGGTAAAACGATCCAGCACAATAATAAATTTGTGCGATGCTATAATAAAGTAAGTGGGTTAACCTGGGACTGACGTCCTATCCGTTGTGCATCATATGCGGAAATCTCAAACATCAAGTATGATGTGCCATGATACACTGAACTATAATTGCATTTTATAAAACGAACATGGAGCAAGCGCGTTGGCCGATAATCGTTTACGCGAACTGCTACAAGATGGCATCGCAGCAGCTCGTAGTGGCAACACCGCGACTGCACGGCGCTTACTAGAAGAAGTCATCAAGCACGATGAAAATAACGAGCAAGCCTGGCTGTGGTTAGCGACGGTCGTCAAGTCGCGGGCTGAACGCCGGATATGCTTGCAAAAAGTGCTGCAAATCAATCCGAACAATAAGGCTGCCCAGCAGGCTATGCAGCAACTTGGGGCAACAACCGCGCCATCCCGCACGACGGGTCGCGGGGCGTCGCAGCCTCGTACCAGCACGCCGGCAGCGCCATCGCGGCTGGGCGTCGACGAGCGGAGCAATGAGCAGACAGTCTGGGCCCAGCGCTTTATCCTCGCTGTGGTTTTGATTGCCATTATTGGTGTGATTGTGATTGTCTATAACGCTACCACGGGGGATGATGAACAGCCGGAAGTGGCTCTGGTGGGTACGAGTTCGGTGACATCAACTCCTTCAGCGACGCCAACACCGCGCCCGACCAATACACAGCCTTTCATCGTGGTTTCCACTCGCACGATTACTGCACTGCCACCCACATTCACCCCGACGTTTACGCCGACATCAACAGAAGCGCCGCTGCCCTCTGAAACGCCCGTCGCGATGAATTTCTATTCCCTGCTGGTCGTCAGCCGCCCGGATGGTCAGACTGAGACAGAGCTTTTCCGCATGCAGGGCGATGGAACAGGGGAGACCTCCGTCGCGAGCGATATGCGTGACGTGTCCCTTTCGCTTGATGGCAGTCAGATTCTTTTTGTGCGTGAGGTCGATTATGGTGATGATGCCGCAGACGAGGTATTCATCGCGCCTTTGAGCAATCCGAACGATGCCGAGCAGTTAACAGAACTGCGCACGGCGGATGCTTCTCAGCCGATCTTCTCGCCCAATGGCAACCAGATGGTATTTGTCTCTGATTACGATGGCGATCAGGAGTTGTATTTGTTCGATCTGCAAGCACGTACAACCCTGGCACTGACTGAAAATGATTATAGTGACCGTGATCCAACCTGGTCACTGGATGGACGTTATATTGCGTTCGCCTCTGACATGGATTCACCGGGCTTCTCGGATATTTATCGTGTGAGCTTCAATTTGAATCGTCAGGAAGGGGAGGATGCCTTCACCATTGACCGCCTGACAGATGACAACGGCAGCAGCTATGCGCCCAGTTATTCTTTTGATGGCACTCAGATTGTCTATCTAAACGATAGCTCTGGCGATGCGGATATTGTGGTGATGCGCAGTGATGGTCAAAGCTCTCGGACGTTGTTACCTGGGGATACTGCGGAAGATCGTTCGCCTGTCTGGTCACCTAATGGTAAATACATCGTCTTTGTGTCGAATCGTGTGGATGACCGCTTCCAGGTGTATGCGATCGATGTTGAAACCCAAAGTATTCAACGAATCACGGATGATAGCAGGCAGGCGCTTAAGGCGGTATTCAGCTCTTAAGCCCCTGTGCGAGCTATGGGCGCGATAAGCTCGCCTATGCTATGATGTGTTTTTGGCTGAACATGCTGCGCGCCAATGCTCGGCGCCTGGAAATATGGAAGAGGACGTCTGATGAGCAATGATATAGCGAGTGACCTGTTGCAGCGTGGGCTGACGGCGATGGATATCGGCGATAATGAAGTCGCTTTGGATTATCTCAGTCAGGCTGTTACAGAAGATCCTGATCTTCTGGAAGCATGGGAAGCACTCTCAAAGCTGGAATCCGGGCCAGAGAAAGAGACGGCCCTGCAAAATGTGCTGCGGCTCGACCCGGATAATAAAGAGGCCCAAAAAGCACTCAACAAGCTGAATAAACGCAGTGGTCGGGGTTCCCGCAGTGGCGATAACGAAGAATGGGTCCCTGGTATTAAACGGCGGCAATTGCGGCGCGTACTCATTGCCCTGACGATTTTTACGATTGTTATATTCGGTGGTGTTTTTGCCATCATTGGGGTGGTAACCAACCAACGTCGTACAGAAGATGCCACCGCCACAGCTCAGGTGATGCAGCTCACGAGCGTGCAATCGACATTTGTTGCAGAAGCAAATGCCACATCAACACAGAAGCTCATTGATGATGCAAATGCCACATCGACACAGCTTGTTCTGACGACTGCGACGCCAACAGCAACTTCGACATCTGTTTTACCGCCGACTTTTACGCCGACTGCAGAGGCAACGGAAATCCTGGTACGTCAATTTGAACTGCCCCCTGGTGATGTGCCTGGCACAATCTATGCTTGGGGTGGGTTAAATGCTGTTTCACGCCAATATCTGGATTTGCGGCGTTATACACTCGGCGGTAGCGGTTCATTCACACAAATCGTTGATACATTGTCATCTTCAATCAGCGTAAATCAGGCCGGAACAATCGCTGTGTACGAACGTTATTTGCCTGCCCAGGACCTGACCAGCGTCTATCGAGTTGATCTGACAGACCCTCAGGCTGGATCTGTCGATTTATCGTCAGTCTATGCAGCGGCAAGTGTCTTTGGTGCTTTTCAGCCTAAGTTAAGTCGGGATGGATCAAAGCTCGTGTTCATTGGTTCCAGCTTGACGACAAGCCGAGATACTGTGTTGGTCATGGATATGACCACAGAACAAATTACAGTGGTGACACGTGACCAGGCAAATTATCGCTATCCTGCGATTTCTGCCGATGGCAGCTATGTTGCTGCGGTACGCGAAGATGATACAGGCGATATTGATATGGTCTTATTCGATTTAAGCCAGGAGCCAACGGATACAGGCTATGTCACCGTTGATTTAACAATTGATGGGGCCGCTATT
The Phototrophicus methaneseepsis DNA segment above includes these coding regions:
- a CDS encoding DPP IV N-terminal domain-containing protein, encoding MADNRLRELLQDGIAAARSGNTATARRLLEEVIKHDENNEQAWLWLATVVKSRAERRICLQKVLQINPNNKAAQQAMQQLGATTAPSRTTGRGASQPRTSTPAAPSRLGVDERSNEQTVWAQRFILAVVLIAIIGVIVIVYNATTGDDEQPEVALVGTSSVTSTPSATPTPRPTNTQPFIVVSTRTITALPPTFTPTFTPTSTEAPLPSETPVAMNFYSLLVVSRPDGQTETELFRMQGDGTGETSVASDMRDVSLSLDGSQILFVREVDYGDDAADEVFIAPLSNPNDAEQLTELRTADASQPIFSPNGNQMVFVSDYDGDQELYLFDLQARTTLALTENDYSDRDPTWSLDGRYIAFASDMDSPGFSDIYRVSFNLNRQEGEDAFTIDRLTDDNGSSYAPSYSFDGTQIVYLNDSSGDADIVVMRSDGQSSRTLLPGDTAEDRSPVWSPNGKYIVFVSNRVDDRFQVYAIDVETQSIQRITDDSRQALKAVFSS
- a CDS encoding AMP-binding protein, producing MQAVTQAPSKPLLPFRNIRDVLALHAKTSASKSYILFYDRDGERMDLAYAEFVARVHQVANFLYDDLKLKRGDRIATLTRNDVDTALILFGAWVIGLSVMPLSLDCSDDVLEESLKASGAMVCFTDTQSLERVNPLVQALPNLMGQVEVGGEPGTDYVNFLEVIRSRPTTFLGDDSGAKAADLSLREGNERTATFSDEALYLPTGQALTQGELLYAAKALAEAQALTGNQRQVTTATIQEVEGLVAGLIAPLVVGASVVWCESPQLPEFWARVVREKANLAHLSAGDLQGLVAHSQYLQSDGETLYGHGINRTNLARFRHVICNGRQLEKAVSQQFETLYGFPILVGLSDPVLGGFATLLPMMLSWEAHQDYLHVQDERCMGVLLPGYQAAVDQQGVMFTLPHGEQVRLALRARLIPDDLLGRSLLYLPD
- a CDS encoding PD40 domain-containing protein, which translates into the protein MSNDIASDLLQRGLTAMDIGDNEVALDYLSQAVTEDPDLLEAWEALSKLESGPEKETALQNVLRLDPDNKEAQKALNKLNKRSGRGSRSGDNEEWVPGIKRRQLRRVLIALTIFTIVIFGGVFAIIGVVTNQRRTEDATATAQVMQLTSVQSTFVAEANATSTQKLIDDANATSTQLVLTTATPTATSTSVLPPTFTPTAEATEILVRQFELPPGDVPGTIYAWGGLNAVSRQYLDLRRYTLGGSGSFTQIVDTLSSSISVNQAGTIAVYERYLPAQDLTSVYRVDLTDPQAGSVDLSSVYAAASVFGAFQPKLSRDGSKLVFIGSSLTTSRDTVLVMDMTTEQITVVTRDQANYRYPAISADGSYVAAVREDDTGDIDMVLFDLSQEPTDTGYVTVDLTIDGAAIIEAYPSFSADSTLLAYSAAASSTPNNHEIFLIGLDNGQPTPGNIPLATSEFDEIRPIFSPDGGYIAYSANPSGSYNIYIRDLNGTDVYQLTEENANVFVGAWTN
- a CDS encoding FHA domain-containing protein, translated to MAHTPSLETAVDVFKENGAVYPAGQTQYLNMDTTHEQMPPRSPEQVHSVAPATIQFTVEGTSDTVMMPLRNHMVLGRKQSPNDRQVDVDLSHLGARKMGVSRHHAIIQVTRDQVAIKDFNSTNGTFINGYILKPMFGYSLRHGDVIQLGLLKLLVHFPTED
- a CDS encoding TolB family protein; translation: MIFRLFGRTALFMSILILGLLGSCLFIASQIDNQQITYFSLNDEFAYPGSDDETRQIYTYDNLWAMRAPLTRTGQYNSDFVFTPDGAHILYFTDDCGGQEGLCQMDRNGHNQRLLNSEAPTEASFGDGARWSQDSTRLAFITHINDITVPAIYILNHQTGQLQVVAANIPYLDWDTPIAWAPDGHTLYIVIAQPNAFEGYRIDLEGPSIEQVHRWLQGTWNDQADVLDVFGTVFLVRSHTRTQLNYDLYALDMVSGAASNISDTPLLSEIDAAFAHGGSQIAVVIGSPSRYMLSTIALDASTWQMLVPPSNVLLFSPTWLQDDTQVLYRQGDDNGRACFVKLVDFSYECPLPWTGDISMRP